One window from the genome of Nitrospinota bacterium encodes:
- a CDS encoding TIGR02281 family clan AA aspartic protease, which translates to MSFTAIILLACLAAPASGQMYRWVDEKGNVNFTDDQSSIPPSARKNSQTLDYNVPGAPSKKDDEPTGNGEQSGKKTSPPQLDMVMTAPLIPRGMSYTVETEINGGEKVNMLIDTGASFTIISAETAAKIGLPPLETMPKMPVSTAGGASWIYLVELEKVKVGGAEAQYVEAGISTKLGDGIGGLLGMSFLGEFIHQIDGPGGKLIMKPARGGQMFGGHDKGWWTTKYTHYAESVRRFRSFGDKLAVGVTAGEDPEMKKVAGFKQQDMKKIEDYYMGLFSNLERRASAAGVPRDWRVYP; encoded by the coding sequence ATGTCGTTCACCGCAATCATCCTGCTTGCCTGCCTTGCCGCCCCCGCTTCCGGCCAGATGTACCGCTGGGTGGACGAAAAGGGGAACGTCAATTTCACCGACGACCAGTCCTCCATCCCCCCTTCGGCAAGGAAAAACAGCCAGACGCTTGATTACAACGTCCCCGGCGCCCCCTCAAAAAAAGATGATGAACCAACCGGGAACGGCGAGCAGTCCGGGAAAAAAACTTCGCCGCCGCAACTGGACATGGTGATGACCGCGCCGCTTATCCCCAGAGGGATGAGCTATACGGTGGAGACCGAGATCAACGGGGGCGAGAAAGTGAACATGCTCATAGACACCGGCGCAAGCTTCACCATAATCTCCGCGGAAACAGCGGCCAAAATCGGCCTGCCGCCGCTGGAGACAATGCCCAAAATGCCGGTGTCCACCGCCGGTGGCGCGTCGTGGATATACCTTGTGGAACTGGAAAAGGTGAAGGTGGGGGGGGCGGAGGCGCAATACGTGGAGGCGGGCATATCCACCAAGCTGGGAGACGGGATCGGCGGGCTTTTGGGGATGAGTTTTTTAGGCGAGTTCATCCACCAGATAGACGGCCCCGGGGGCAAGCTGATAATGAAACCTGCGCGGGGCGGGCAGATGTTCGGCGGGCATGACAAGGGGTGGTGGACCACAAAGTACACCCATTACGCTGAAAGCGTCCGCCGGTTCAGGTCTTTCGGCGACAAGTTGGCGGTGGGCGTCACAGCTGGCGAAGATCCGGAGATGAAAAAGGTGGCCGGATTCAAGCAGCAGGACATGAAAAAAATAGAGGACTATTACATGGGCCTGTTTTCAAACCTGGAGAGGCGCGCGTCCGCCGCCGGTGTGCCAAGGGACTGGCGGGTGTATCCATAG
- the dacB gene encoding D-alanyl-D-alanine carboxypeptidase/D-alanyl-D-alanine-endopeptidase: MNRKIAIGAAVFAMSFGVAFADTYDELSGLINGALKERCVNHDKTAVRVVDIETGQVVYDRNGGTPLTPASVMKLVTTAAALNYLGVDYRFKTDVLYSGKREGGVLKGDIIVHGGGDPKLTPENIWRIAEEIRRQGITEVSGSLVADDTFFDGFHAPKGRGSKKTQRPYDAPHGALSVNFNTIGLHVYPGERDGEPIVAEVEPKSDYIRIVNEAVTRSKSRRPIGAFRVNGSDDVVVKVTGAMRPGDAGGVIYMAIEDPLQFAAETFAAYFKRAGIKIAGGIKKEAAPQNARILYTHQSEPLPVILRELNRHSNNFIAEQTLKTMAAEAGGSPGSAERGLALANQMLMDMGVDTSGLVFSDGSGLSKDNKLTAKALTELLAAMSKRFDIGPDFMASLGIMGVDGTVRKRLKTSPAKAQARAKTGTLNGASALSGYVAGKDNKLYAFAILQNNGCFNYGSHNIEDKIITAIYLTAEKKH; this comes from the coding sequence GTGAATAGAAAAATCGCCATCGGCGCCGCTGTTTTCGCAATGTCCTTTGGCGTTGCTTTTGCTGACACTTACGACGAATTGAGCGGATTGATCAACGGCGCCCTCAAGGAGCGCTGCGTCAACCATGACAAGACGGCTGTGCGCGTGGTGGACATCGAGACCGGTCAGGTTGTCTATGACAGAAACGGCGGCACCCCGCTCACCCCCGCCTCCGTGATGAAGCTTGTGACCACCGCCGCCGCCCTGAATTATCTGGGCGTTGACTACCGGTTCAAGACCGACGTTCTTTATTCCGGCAAGCGCGAAGGGGGAGTTTTAAAGGGGGACATTATTGTCCACGGCGGGGGCGACCCGAAACTCACCCCGGAGAACATATGGCGCATCGCCGAAGAGATAAGGCGGCAGGGGATCACGGAAGTGAGCGGATCGCTTGTGGCGGACGACACGTTTTTCGACGGTTTTCACGCTCCCAAGGGTAGAGGCTCGAAAAAGACCCAGCGCCCTTATGACGCCCCGCACGGCGCACTGTCGGTCAACTTCAACACCATCGGGCTGCATGTTTACCCGGGGGAGCGCGATGGTGAGCCGATTGTGGCGGAGGTGGAACCCAAGTCCGACTATATCCGGATTGTCAACGAGGCTGTCACCCGGTCCAAGTCACGCCGTCCGATCGGCGCTTTCCGTGTCAACGGAAGCGACGACGTGGTGGTGAAGGTCACCGGCGCCATGCGCCCCGGCGACGCGGGGGGTGTGATATACATGGCCATCGAAGACCCGTTGCAGTTCGCCGCCGAGACTTTCGCCGCGTATTTCAAGCGGGCCGGGATAAAGATCGCGGGGGGGATAAAGAAAGAGGCCGCGCCGCAGAACGCAAGGATACTGTACACCCACCAGTCCGAGCCGTTGCCGGTGATCCTGCGCGAACTTAACAGGCATTCAAACAACTTCATCGCCGAGCAGACGCTAAAGACGATGGCGGCGGAGGCGGGCGGCTCCCCCGGTTCGGCGGAGCGGGGATTGGCGCTGGCCAACCAGATGCTCATGGACATGGGGGTGGACACGTCTGGACTGGTGTTCTCCGACGGCTCCGGGCTTTCCAAGGACAACAAGCTCACCGCAAAGGCGCTCACGGAGCTTTTGGCAGCCATGTCCAAGCGGTTTGACATAGGGCCGGACTTCATGGCCTCCCTCGGGATAATGGGGGTGGACGGCACCGTGAGAAAGCGGCTGAAGACATCCCCCGCCAAGGCGCAGGCCAGGGCGAAGACCGGCACGCTCAACGGCGCTTCCGCCCTTTCAGGATATGTGGCCGGGAAGGACAACAAGCTGTACGCCTTCGCTATACTGCAAAACAACGGGTGCTTCAATTATGGCTCCCATAACATCGAGGACAAGATAATCACCGCCATCTATCTCACGGCGGAGAAAAAACATTGA
- the recJ gene encoding single-stranded-DNA-specific exonuclease RecJ — translation MSRRRWVVSEGDPAAEAGLCADTGVDPVMARLLVNRGAKTSSQARVFLDAPLTALLDPFLMKGMTEAVERVIKARQAGEKVVVFGDYDVDGVTATASLLLFLRQVGLSAGHYIPERATEGYGMSEAAIDVIRGDLGASLIITVDNGINANAAVDYATAAGVDVIITDHHQPGEAVPNAAAVLNPNQPGCEYPCKSLAGVGIAFKLCMAVRSELLKRGAEKESLPNLKKGLDLVAIGSVADCAPLTGENWLLARHGIAELSSSAKPGIRALKEVGGLNGGRMTARDIAFNIAPRLNAVGRLGKADCGVELLLTCDLGRGRSLARFLDDENKRRQDIQRRMFEEAREQAASSFRPEVDKIILVGSDKWNQGVAGIVASKLVEEFNVPAAVVCFCGDTGKGSARSVQPFDITAALSAMSAKLVKFGGHKIAAGFTVRREMFESFREGMLALAAAGINGDDAARKILIDCQIPYVQIDKALVKKISSLEPFGEGNPQPVFLSRNVAFTSLSYMGPEGRSVRLGMDNGMEALGFSMAGRFSGVDAASTRFDIVYTPEVSTWRDVERVQLRLIDVEPAAP, via the coding sequence TTGAGCCGTCGCAGATGGGTCGTCTCCGAAGGAGACCCAGCCGCAGAGGCCGGGCTTTGCGCCGACACCGGGGTGGACCCTGTGATGGCGCGCCTTCTGGTGAACAGGGGCGCCAAAACATCTTCGCAGGCCCGCGTATTCCTTGACGCCCCGTTGACCGCGCTTCTGGACCCTTTCCTGATGAAGGGGATGACGGAGGCTGTGGAGCGGGTCATTAAAGCGCGGCAAGCCGGGGAGAAGGTCGTCGTTTTCGGCGATTATGACGTGGACGGCGTCACCGCCACGGCGTCTCTGCTTCTTTTCCTGCGGCAGGTCGGCCTTTCCGCAGGCCATTACATCCCCGAACGCGCCACGGAAGGTTATGGGATGAGCGAAGCGGCCATAGACGTTATCCGCGGCGATTTGGGCGCATCGCTTATCATAACCGTGGACAACGGGATCAACGCCAACGCCGCCGTGGACTACGCAACCGCCGCCGGGGTGGACGTGATAATAACCGACCATCACCAGCCCGGCGAAGCTGTTCCAAACGCCGCCGCAGTGCTCAATCCAAACCAGCCCGGCTGTGAGTACCCTTGCAAGTCACTGGCGGGAGTGGGGATCGCGTTCAAGCTTTGCATGGCTGTGCGCAGCGAACTTTTAAAACGCGGGGCGGAAAAGGAAAGCCTGCCAAACCTGAAAAAGGGGCTCGACCTTGTGGCGATAGGCTCCGTGGCGGATTGCGCGCCGCTCACCGGGGAGAACTGGCTTTTGGCCCGGCACGGCATCGCGGAACTGTCGTCCAGCGCAAAACCGGGGATACGGGCGCTAAAGGAAGTTGGTGGGCTTAACGGCGGCAGGATGACGGCAAGGGACATCGCCTTTAATATCGCCCCCCGGCTCAACGCCGTCGGCAGGTTGGGAAAGGCGGACTGCGGGGTGGAGCTTTTGCTTACCTGCGATTTGGGACGCGGCCGCTCGCTGGCCCGCTTCCTGGACGATGAGAACAAACGCCGCCAGGACATCCAGCGCAGGATGTTCGAAGAGGCCAGGGAACAGGCCGCAAGCTCGTTCCGGCCGGAAGTGGACAAGATTATTCTGGTCGGGTCGGACAAATGGAACCAGGGGGTGGCCGGCATCGTGGCCTCCAAGCTTGTGGAGGAATTCAACGTCCCGGCGGCGGTGGTCTGTTTTTGCGGGGACACCGGAAAAGGCTCCGCCAGAAGCGTCCAGCCATTCGATATAACGGCGGCGCTCTCCGCAATGTCGGCAAAGCTCGTGAAATTCGGCGGACACAAGATCGCGGCGGGCTTCACCGTGCGCCGGGAGATGTTCGAAAGTTTCCGCGAGGGGATGCTGGCCCTGGCCGCCGCCGGGATCAACGGTGACGACGCGGCGCGCAAGATTCTAATAGACTGCCAGATACCCTATGTTCAGATAGACAAGGCGCTGGTGAAAAAAATATCTTCCCTTGAACCTTTCGGCGAAGGCAATCCGCAACCGGTATTCCTCAGCAGGAACGTTGCGTTCACCTCGCTGTCATACATGGGGCCTGAGGGGCGCTCCGTCCGGCTCGGCATGGACAACGGAATGGAAGCTTTGGGATTTTCAATGGCCGGCAGGTTCTCCGGCGTGGACGCCGCCAGCACCCGGTTTGACATCGTGTACACCCCCGAGGTGTCCACATGGAGGGATGTGGAAAGGGTGCAGCTACGGCTTATTGACGTGGAGCCGGCCGCCCCTTGA